In the Paramisgurnus dabryanus chromosome 5, PD_genome_1.1, whole genome shotgun sequence genome, one interval contains:
- the ntmt1 gene encoding N-terminal Xaa-Pro-Lys N-methyltransferase 1 isoform X1: MTDCRTGRSARTRNQRSCTKMENHLVENETSFYSKAEHYWKEVPPTVDGMLGGYGGISSIDINGSKKFLKNFLGEGQGKTGTGCALDCGAGIGRITKRLLLPLFRTVDLVDVTQEFLDKARSYLGEDGKRVENYFCCGLQDFQPQPERYDVIWIQWVIGHLTDSHLVEFLRRCQSGLRPNGLIVVKDNVAYEGVVPDEVDSSVCRDLNLLRRIVDRAGLSIVYEEQQENFPEEIYQVHTLALR; this comes from the exons ATGACCGATTGTAGGACAGGCCGTTCAGCCAGGACACGAAATCAAAG GAGTTGCACAAAGATGGAAAACCATTTGGTAGAGAATGAGACCTCCTTTTACTCAAAGGCAGAGCACTACTGGAAGGAAGTCCCGCCTACTGTGGATGGAATGCTGGGGGGATATGGCGGCATTTCAAGCATTGACATTAACGGTTcaaaaaagtttcttaaaaaCTTTCTTGGG GAAGGGCAGGGCAAGACTGGCACAGGCTGTGCTCTGGATTGCGGAGCTGGAATTGGCCGCATCACCAAACGTCTCCTCTTGCCGCTTTTCCGTACAGTGGACCTTGTGGATGTGACGCAGGAGTTCCTGGATAAAGCTCGTTCATACTTGGGTGAGGATGGCAAGCGGGTAGAGAACTACTTCTGCTGTGGCCTGCAGGACTTCCAACCCCAGCCAGAGCGCTATGATGTTATATGGATTCAGTGGGTTATTG GTCACTTGACTGACAGTCACCTAGTGGAATTTTTGAGGCGTTGCCAGAGTGGTCTGCGTCCAAACGGCCTTATTGTGGTGAAGGACAACGTTGCCTATGAAGGTGTAGTACCTGATGAGGTGGACAGCAGTGTATGTCGGGACCTGAATCTACTACGCCGCATAGTGGACAGGGCTGGACTCAGCATCGTCTATGAGGAACAGCAGGAGAACTTCCCGGAGGAGATCTATCAGGTTCACACTTTAGCTCTCAGATAA
- the ndor1 gene encoding NADPH-dependent diflavin oxidoreductase 1 encodes MNTHSLLVLYGSQTGTAQDTAERIGRQAQRRRMRVKVEALDTYNVVNLISESLVVFVCATTGQGDPPDNMKKFWRFLFRKSLPAVSLCRLDCAVLGLGDSSYPKFNFVAKKLYKRLLQLGANMLMEIGLADDQHDLGPDGVIDPWLVSFWQKTLSFYPPPTGLVPLRDEDKLPPRYVFHILDEVPNKQVEHFQRPDNDAPPTSLQPFPARVVFNERVTHPSHFQDVRHIEFDITGSNIQYSAGDVVMMRPCNAPEDVEQFCQLLRLDPERYFTLTPTDSSTAMVPARLPQPCSIRFLVEQFLDISAVPRRSFFELLATFATNELEREKLLEFSSAPGQDALHAYCNRPRRTALEVLADFPHTTAELSVDYLLDLFPEIQPRSFSIASSLVVHPNRIQILLAVVRYKTKLFKPRKGLCSSWLASLDPSKGEIYVPLWVKKGSLKFPKDQNTPVIMVGPGTGVAPFRSAIEERAAEGKMGNVLFFGCRSETKDFYCQSEWENKVQAGQMTLFTAFSRDQEDKIYVQHRVKEQSELLWDLIANKNANFYIAGNAKQMPIGVCDALKEMFQNDGGMSESQAQEMLDTMEKVGRFQSETWS; translated from the exons ATGAACACCCACAGCCTCCTGGTTCTGTACGGGAGTCAGACAGGAACAGCGCAGGACACAGCCGAGCGAATCGGTCGTCAAGCACAGAGGAGGCGGATGAGAGTCAAAGTGGAAGCCCTGGACACTTACAATGTG GTCAATCTTATCTCAGAGTCTCTGGTTGTGTTCGTCTGTGCCACAACTGGACAGGGTGACCCGCCAGACAATATGAAG AAATTTTGGCGATTCCTGTTCAGAAAGTCATTGCCTGCTGTTTCTCTTTGTCGTCTTGACTGTGCCGTTTTGGGTCTTGGAGACTCCTCCTATCCAAA GTTTAACTTTGTTGCCAAGAAGCTCTATAAGCGTTTGCTTCAGCTTGGAGCCAATATGCTGATGGAAATTGGACTGGCTGATGATCAGCACGATCTCGG GCCAGATGGTGTGATTGATCCCTGGTTGGTTTCGTTTTGGCAGAAAACCCTGTCTTTCTACCCACCTCCAACTGGCCTTGTTCCTCTTCGCGATGAAGACAA ACTTCCACCTCGATACGTTTTCCACATCCTAGATGAAGTCCCAAACAAGCAGGTTGAGCATTTCCAGAGACCCGACAATGATGCCCCTCCCACCTCACTTCAGCCGTTCCCAGCTCGAGTGGTTTTCAATGAGAGAGTGACTCATCCTTCACACTTTCAGGATGTGAGGCATATTGAGTTTGACATCACAGGCTCTAACATCCA GTACAGTGCAGGCGATGTTGTAATGATGAGACCCTGTAACGCTCCAGAGGACGTGGAGCAGTTCTGCCAACTGTTAAGACTTGATCCTGAGCGCTACTTTACGCTAACCCCAACTGACAGCAGCACAG caATGGTTCCTGCACGACTGCCTCAGCCCTGCTCCATCCGCTTTCTGGTGGAGCAGTTTCTGGACATTTCTGCTGTTCCACGTCGCTCCTTCTTTGAGCTTTTGGCCACTTTTGCCACTAATGAGTTGGAGCGTGAAAAACTGCTGGAGTTCAGCTCAGCTCCAGGTCAGGACGCTCTTCATGCTTACTGCAACCGGCCCCGCCGAACAGCCCTGGAG GTGTTGGCAGACTTCCCTCATACCACAGCTGAGCTGAGTGTTGACTACCTATTGGATCTTTTTCCTGAAATCCAACCTCGTTCCTTTTCTATTGCTTCTTCACTAGTG GTACATCCTAACCGTATCCAGATATTACTTGCAGTGGTGAGATATAAAACCAAGCTTTTCAAGCCACGCAAGGGTCTCTGCTCTTCCTGGTTGGCATCTCTGGACCCTTCTAAAG GAGAGATTTACGTGCCCCTCTGGGTTAAGAAAGGAAGTTTAAAGTTTCCTAAGGACCAAAACACCCCTGTGATAATGGTGGGACCAGGGACAGGGGTGGCTCCCTTCAGATCAGCCATAGAGGAAAGGGCTGCTGAAGGAAAGATGG GTAACGTCCTGTTCTTTGGCTGTCGATCCGAGACAAAAGACTTCTACTGTCAATCAGAATGGGAAAATAAGGTGCAGGCCGGACAGATGACCCTCTTCACAGCTTTTTCTAGAGACCAG GAGGATAAAATCTATGTGCAGCATCGTGTAAAGGAACAAAGCGAACTTTTATGGGACCTGATAGCGAATAAGAATGCCAACTTCTACATAGCAGG GAACGCCAAGCAGATGCCCATAGGTGTATGTGATGCCCTAAAGGAAATGTTTCAGAATGATGGTGGCATGTCTGAAAGCCAGGCGCAGGAGATGCTGGACACAATGGAGAAAGTCGGGCGTTTTCAGAGTGAAACCTGGTCCTAA
- the ntmt1 gene encoding N-terminal Xaa-Pro-Lys N-methyltransferase 1 isoform X2, which produces MENHLVENETSFYSKAEHYWKEVPPTVDGMLGGYGGISSIDINGSKKFLKNFLGEGQGKTGTGCALDCGAGIGRITKRLLLPLFRTVDLVDVTQEFLDKARSYLGEDGKRVENYFCCGLQDFQPQPERYDVIWIQWVIGHLTDSHLVEFLRRCQSGLRPNGLIVVKDNVAYEGVVPDEVDSSVCRDLNLLRRIVDRAGLSIVYEEQQENFPEEIYQVHTLALR; this is translated from the exons ATGGAAAACCATTTGGTAGAGAATGAGACCTCCTTTTACTCAAAGGCAGAGCACTACTGGAAGGAAGTCCCGCCTACTGTGGATGGAATGCTGGGGGGATATGGCGGCATTTCAAGCATTGACATTAACGGTTcaaaaaagtttcttaaaaaCTTTCTTGGG GAAGGGCAGGGCAAGACTGGCACAGGCTGTGCTCTGGATTGCGGAGCTGGAATTGGCCGCATCACCAAACGTCTCCTCTTGCCGCTTTTCCGTACAGTGGACCTTGTGGATGTGACGCAGGAGTTCCTGGATAAAGCTCGTTCATACTTGGGTGAGGATGGCAAGCGGGTAGAGAACTACTTCTGCTGTGGCCTGCAGGACTTCCAACCCCAGCCAGAGCGCTATGATGTTATATGGATTCAGTGGGTTATTG GTCACTTGACTGACAGTCACCTAGTGGAATTTTTGAGGCGTTGCCAGAGTGGTCTGCGTCCAAACGGCCTTATTGTGGTGAAGGACAACGTTGCCTATGAAGGTGTAGTACCTGATGAGGTGGACAGCAGTGTATGTCGGGACCTGAATCTACTACGCCGCATAGTGGACAGGGCTGGACTCAGCATCGTCTATGAGGAACAGCAGGAGAACTTCCCGGAGGAGATCTATCAGGTTCACACTTTAGCTCTCAGATAA
- the gpr107 gene encoding protein GPR107, whose translation MASVKRCMFTVINTIISLFIIESQCRIHNLILKDDIRQRVHLNTFGFYKDGYMTMSMNSLSFTDGKLDNIDSSTIGFSLDRASNNGFSTYLDEGLDYCPLKKDPSSNFAGVLLLMDFKNSLVRKKTSATDLFPNIIPGLPKTTENELPVENGADQVKKPDEKEQPAAGPEVNKDVQSKAEDTYPLPLNGQAYSFQFYFNVTKDEQQGLYNFYFYNCYSMSINQDSSVPDLLSFSINITITEKNPDSYLSAGEIPLPKLYIGMSLFFFLIGTMWVHVLRTHSADVYKIHWLMAALPFTKSLSLVFHAIDYYYISNQGSPIEVWAVVYYITHLLKGALLFITIALIGTGWAFVKHILSDKDKKIFMIVIPLQVLANVAYIIIESTEEGSSEYGLWMEILFLVDLLCCGAILFPVVWSIRHLQEASATDGKAAINLAQLKLFRHYYVMIVCYIYFTRIIASLIKVVVPFQWKWLYQLLDELATLTFFFLTGHKFRPASYNPYLLLSVEEEDMEMDDVVTTSTAMGEGVKKVNRLSNGLSEERESVA comes from the exons ATGGCGTCAGTGAAGAGATGTATGTTTACAGTTATTAATACGATTATTTCACTTTTTATCATCGAAAGTCAATGTCGAATTCATAATCTCATACTTAAG GATGACATCCGTCAACGGGTCCATCTCAACACATTCGGTTTTTATAAAGATGGTTACATGACCATGAGCATGAACAGCCTGAGTTTCACTGATGGAAAGCTGGACAACATTGACAGCTCCACG ATTGGATTCAGCTTAGATCGCGCAAGCAATAATGGATTTTCCACATATCTG GATGAAGGTCTTGACTATTGTCCTCTGAAGAAAGATCCAAGCAGTAATTTTGCAGGAGTGCTTCTCCTGATGGACTTCAAAAATAGCCT AGTGAGGAAAAAGACCTCAGCAACTGATCTGTTTCCCAACATCATACCTGGGTTGCCAAAAACCACAGAAAATGAACTGCCTGTTGAAAATGGGGCAGATCAAGTCAAGAAGCCAGATGAGAAAGAacagccagcag CTGGTCCTGAAGTCAATAAAGATGTTCAG AGCAAGGCAGAAGACACATATCCTCTTCCACTCAATGGCCAGGCCTACTCTTTTCAG ttttattttaatgtcaCAAAGGATGAGCAGCAAGGCCTTTATAACTTTTATTTCTACAACTGCTACTCCATGTCAATCAATCAGGACAGCTCTGTGCCAGACCTGCTGAGTTTTAGCATTAAT ATCACTATAACTGAGAAGAATCCAGACAGCTACCTGTCTGCTGGAGAGATTCCTTTACCTAAACTTTACATCGGCATGTCCTTATTCTTCTTTCTCATTGGTACCATGTGGGTTCATGTTTTGCGTACTCATAG TGCGGATGTTTACAAGATTCATTGGCTGATGGCAGCTCTTCCATTTACAAAGTCACTTTCACTTGTTTTTCATGCG ATCGATTACTACTACATTTCGAATCAGGGCTCTCCTATCGAAGTCTGGGCTGTGGTCTATTACATTACTCACCT ACTGAAGGGGGCGCTGTTGTTCATTACTATAGCGTTAATAGGAACCGGCTGGGCATTTGTCAAGCATATTCTCTCAGATAAAGACAAGAAGATCTTCATGATCGTGATTCCTCTGCAG GTTCTGGCCAATGTGGCGTACATTATTATTGAGTCTACAGAGGAGGGCTCCAGTGAGTACGGTCTGTGGATGGAGATCCTGTTTCTGGTGGATCTGCTGTGCTGTGGGGCTATTCTCTTCCCTGTCGTCTG GTCTATTAGGCATTTACAAGAGGCATCAGCGACAGACGGGAAag CTGCCATCAATCTGGCTCAGCTGAAACTTTTTAGGCACTACTATGTGATG ATTGTTTGCTATATTTATTTCACTCGCATCATTGCAAGTCTCATCAAGGTCGTTGTCCCCTTCCAGTGGAAGTGGCTTTACCAG CTATTGGATGAGCTGGCCACCCTGACATTCTTCTTCTTAACTGGACACAAGTTTCGTCCGGCCTCCTATAACCCATATTtactgttgtctgtggaggaagaagaCATGGAGATGGATGATGT